In a genomic window of Streptomyces sp. NBC_01231:
- a CDS encoding ketoacyl-ACP synthase III, which yields MEAGRLGSNPTGHSRITGLGTYRPRRVVPNREVCARIDSSEEWIETRSGIRTRRFAASDETLCVMASAAGRRALGHAGIDSEQIDCLILASMSHLVQTPPLAVAVAHELGAVNTAAFDLSAACAGFCHALAVASDMVRVGDARHVLVIGAERMTDMVDPSDRNTAFMFADGAGAVVVGPSAQPAIGPVVRGADGAFLDALRMNTSWAAFRDDPALDRPMMKMDGRRVFRWAVDRVVEAGRRALKDAGVSVDDLVAFVPHQANARMIDVLAERLALPEHVVVARDVVTAGNTSAASIPLAMERLLCDREVPSGGPALLIGFGAGLNYAGQVVLLPDAPADPGPAEAPRAAEW from the coding sequence GTGGAGGCTGGCCGCCTTGGCTCCAACCCGACAGGGCACAGCAGGATCACCGGATTGGGCACCTATCGTCCACGGCGCGTCGTGCCCAATCGGGAGGTGTGTGCCCGTATCGACTCGTCCGAGGAATGGATCGAGACCAGGTCAGGAATCCGTACACGGCGGTTCGCCGCATCGGACGAAACATTGTGTGTAATGGCTTCGGCGGCGGGCCGCCGGGCTCTTGGACATGCCGGGATCGACAGCGAACAAATCGACTGCCTCATTCTGGCGAGCATGTCCCATCTGGTGCAGACACCGCCGCTGGCGGTCGCCGTCGCCCACGAGTTGGGAGCGGTGAACACCGCCGCTTTCGACCTCTCGGCGGCGTGTGCCGGTTTCTGTCACGCACTGGCGGTGGCGAGCGACATGGTGCGCGTCGGCGACGCACGGCACGTGCTGGTGATCGGCGCCGAACGCATGACCGACATGGTCGATCCCAGTGACCGGAACACGGCGTTCATGTTCGCTGACGGCGCCGGGGCGGTAGTGGTCGGTCCTTCCGCGCAACCGGCGATCGGACCGGTCGTCCGGGGTGCGGACGGAGCCTTTCTCGACGCCTTGCGGATGAACACGTCCTGGGCGGCGTTCCGGGACGATCCGGCGCTGGACCGGCCGATGATGAAGATGGACGGGCGGCGGGTGTTCCGTTGGGCGGTCGACCGCGTTGTGGAGGCCGGCAGGCGGGCCCTGAAGGACGCCGGTGTCTCGGTCGACGACCTGGTCGCCTTCGTGCCGCACCAGGCGAACGCGCGCATGATCGACGTCCTCGCAGAACGGCTGGCCCTTCCGGAGCACGTGGTCGTGGCGCGGGACGTGGTGACGGCGGGCAACACCTCCGCGGCGTCCATTCCCCTCGCCATGGAGCGGCTGTTGTGCGACCGCGAGGTGCCTTCCGGCGGGCCGGCTCTGCTGATCGGCTTCGGTGCGGGCCTGAACTACGCCGGCCAGGTCGTGCTGTTGCCGGACGCGCCCGCGGACCCCGGGCCGGCCGAAGCGCCGAGGGCCGCCGAGTGGTAG
- a CDS encoding acyl carrier protein gives MKEFTLFDLQQMVAACVGTDNADVIDQASLDVSFTDLGLDSLSVYELITRLQDDLSLAITDEEIDELKTPRLLIDHVNERFGHTAGQGADA, from the coding sequence ATGAAGGAATTCACCCTTTTCGACCTGCAGCAGATGGTGGCCGCATGCGTCGGAACCGATAACGCGGATGTCATCGACCAGGCGTCGCTCGACGTCTCGTTCACAGATCTCGGTCTGGATTCGCTCTCCGTGTACGAGCTGATCACCCGGCTGCAGGACGACCTGTCCCTGGCCATCACGGACGAGGAGATCGATGAGCTGAAGACACCGCGGCTGCTCATCGACCACGTCAACGAACGGTTCGGACACACGGCCGGTCAGGGGGCCGACGCGTGA
- a CDS encoding acyltransferase domain-containing protein — MSAHRAERLPVALLLPGQGAQHRGMAAELYGQEAVFTAVLDEFFEYMGKEGSALRDEWLADPPDLVIDDASRAQPLLFATGYALGRSLESRGIRPAALLGHSVGELAAAALAGVFGLRDAAMLMRERTAATVDVPAGGMLAAAASVEELRPYLGSYRGMNSVVVGARNGPRQTVLAGTEPQLSSFERLLRHHGVSCRRVAARQPFHSPAMAHAVGRFERAFSTIEMRPPSVPIWSTATGARLRGEQATDPAFWAWQLATPVQFWPALDTMLRSRDFLLAETGPGQGLSMLARLHPRVRQGHCEVVPLLSPGADGALRTYRAAVTRMKQNNP, encoded by the coding sequence GTGAGCGCGCACCGGGCAGAGCGCCTGCCGGTCGCACTGCTCCTGCCAGGACAGGGGGCGCAACACCGCGGGATGGCCGCCGAACTGTACGGGCAGGAGGCAGTGTTCACCGCGGTCCTGGACGAGTTCTTCGAGTACATGGGCAAGGAGGGCTCCGCGCTTCGCGACGAGTGGCTGGCCGATCCGCCCGACCTGGTGATCGATGACGCCTCCCGCGCTCAGCCGCTGCTGTTCGCCACCGGTTACGCGCTCGGCCGCAGCCTGGAGAGCCGGGGAATCCGTCCGGCGGCCCTGCTCGGGCACAGTGTCGGGGAACTGGCGGCAGCGGCGCTGGCCGGGGTGTTCGGGCTGCGGGACGCCGCCATGCTGATGCGGGAGCGCACCGCCGCGACCGTCGACGTGCCTGCAGGCGGCATGCTCGCCGCCGCCGCGTCGGTCGAGGAACTGCGACCGTACCTTGGCTCCTACAGAGGGATGAACAGCGTGGTCGTGGGCGCCCGGAACGGGCCCAGACAGACCGTGCTCGCCGGCACCGAACCGCAACTGTCCTCCTTCGAAAGGCTGTTGCGCCACCATGGCGTGTCCTGTCGGCGCGTCGCGGCCCGGCAGCCGTTCCACAGTCCCGCCATGGCACATGCGGTCGGCCGGTTCGAACGGGCCTTCTCCACCATCGAGATGCGGCCGCCGAGTGTGCCCATATGGTCGACGGCGACCGGTGCACGTCTGCGCGGGGAGCAAGCGACGGATCCCGCGTTCTGGGCATGGCAGCTCGCCACGCCGGTGCAGTTCTGGCCGGCCCTGGACACCATGCTGAGGAGTCGTGACTTTCTCCTCGCCGAAACCGGGCCGGGGCAGGGGTTGTCCATGCTGGCCCGTCTCCATCCCCGAGTACGGCAAGGCCATTGCGAGGTTGTCCCGCTGCTGTCGCCCGGAGCGGACGGAGCATTGCGCACCTACCGGGCCGCGGTCACGCGGATGAAACAAAACAATCCTTGA
- a CDS encoding acyl carrier protein, with translation MTLEDLRQMLAECAGEGDSVGIQGDISDTPFTDLGYDSLALLETIARIERDFGVALPEDLVATLDTPRSLLTEVQKASVPVD, from the coding sequence ATGACCCTCGAAGACCTGCGGCAGATGCTGGCCGAATGTGCGGGAGAGGGCGATTCCGTCGGAATTCAGGGCGACATTTCTGACACTCCGTTCACTGATCTCGGCTACGACTCGCTGGCCCTGCTGGAGACCATCGCACGCATTGAGCGGGATTTCGGTGTCGCTCTGCCGGAAGACCTGGTCGCCACTCTGGACACACCTCGTTCCTTGCTCACCGAGGTCCAGAAGGCATCGGTCCCGGTGGACTGA
- a CDS encoding aromatase/cyclase — MSHHAEHTVTVDAPLNLVWDVLVDVEGYPRIFPPTREVNLLEESATHQVARLHVDVGGEEQSWVSRRDIDPRRHVIAYRQLETAPIVGRMGGEWRAFPLGAGRTQLVLTHDFAAREPVDGKVAGRFSFEEADAMLRAAVERNSVADLNAVKTEAEGRAQRTAVA, encoded by the coding sequence ATGTCCCATCACGCGGAACACACAGTGACCGTCGACGCCCCCCTCAACCTGGTGTGGGACGTTCTCGTCGACGTCGAGGGATACCCCCGTATCTTTCCGCCGACACGCGAGGTGAACCTGCTCGAGGAGTCGGCGACCCACCAGGTGGCCCGGCTGCACGTCGACGTCGGCGGCGAGGAACAGTCGTGGGTGTCGCGCCGTGACATCGATCCCCGACGGCACGTCATCGCGTACCGCCAACTGGAGACCGCGCCGATCGTCGGCCGTATGGGAGGCGAGTGGCGCGCCTTCCCGCTCGGCGCCGGCCGCACCCAGCTCGTCCTGACGCATGACTTCGCCGCCCGGGAGCCGGTGGACGGCAAGGTCGCGGGCCGATTCTCCTTCGAGGAGGCGGACGCCATGCTGCGGGCAGCGGTGGAACGCAACAGCGTGGCGGACCTGAACGCGGTGAAGACCGAGGCCGAGGGCCGTGCGCAACGGACGGCGGTCGCGTGA
- a CDS encoding cyclase family protein, which yields MPRFIDLSVAVRSTPSEATPVTVEMLDHRTGATVLGLRPEDFPDGMAISNETVTLTTHTGTHMDAPLHYGPLSGGAPAKSIDQVPLEWCYGPGLRLDVRHVPPGHEITVDHLTAAIDDAGHEPEPGDIVLLWTGADALWGTAEYLTSYPGLSGKATAFLVERGVRVIGIDAWGLDRPMHEMIEEYRRTGDSSVLWPAHVYGRTREYLQLEKLTRLGTLPGATGFTVACFPVSVHGAGAGWTRVVSILGGPE from the coding sequence ATGCCCCGGTTCATCGACCTGAGTGTGGCCGTGCGGTCGACACCGAGCGAGGCCACGCCGGTGACGGTGGAGATGCTCGACCACCGTACCGGCGCCACGGTCCTCGGCCTGCGCCCGGAGGACTTCCCGGACGGCATGGCGATCTCCAACGAGACGGTCACCCTCACCACGCACACCGGAACGCACATGGACGCACCGTTGCACTACGGGCCCCTCAGCGGGGGAGCACCGGCGAAGAGCATCGATCAGGTGCCGCTGGAGTGGTGTTACGGACCGGGCCTGCGGCTCGACGTACGTCATGTGCCCCCGGGCCACGAGATCACCGTCGACCATCTCACCGCGGCCATCGACGACGCCGGACACGAACCCGAGCCCGGTGACATCGTCCTGCTGTGGACAGGCGCCGACGCGCTGTGGGGAACGGCGGAGTACCTGACCTCCTACCCCGGGCTGAGCGGCAAGGCCACCGCCTTCCTCGTGGAACGGGGTGTGCGGGTCATCGGCATCGACGCCTGGGGACTGGACCGTCCCATGCACGAGATGATCGAGGAATACCGGCGGACCGGCGACAGCTCGGTCCTGTGGCCCGCGCACGTGTACGGCCGCACGCGGGAGTACCTCCAGCTGGAGAAGCTCACACGGCTCGGCACGCTTCCCGGCGCCACCGGGTTCACGGTGGCCTGCTTTCCGGTGTCCGTCCACGGTGCCGGCGCGGGCTGGACCCGGGTGGTCTCCATCCTGGGCGGTCCTGAGTGA
- a CDS encoding malonic semialdehyde reductase, with the protein MRLALDPAAQDLLFREARTANTFTSEPVTDDQIRAVHDLVKYAPTSMNQQPLRIVLVRSAEARQRLVRHMVGNNAAKVSAAPLVALLAADHEFHEKLPRLFPHRPEVRELFADRAVREESARFNATLQIAYFILGVRAAGLAAGPIVGFDTEGLDREFFGEREQRTATVLTVVNLGKPAENAWSARLPRLDFHEVVTTV; encoded by the coding sequence CTGCGTCTGGCGCTCGATCCGGCCGCGCAGGATCTGCTGTTCCGAGAGGCCAGGACGGCGAACACCTTCACGTCCGAACCGGTGACGGACGATCAGATCCGGGCCGTCCACGACCTGGTGAAGTACGCCCCAACGTCCATGAACCAGCAGCCGCTGCGGATCGTGCTCGTGCGGTCGGCGGAGGCACGGCAGCGGCTTGTACGGCACATGGTGGGCAACAACGCGGCGAAGGTGAGTGCCGCGCCGCTGGTGGCGCTGCTCGCTGCGGACCACGAGTTCCACGAGAAGCTGCCCAGGCTCTTCCCGCACCGGCCCGAGGTCCGCGAGCTGTTCGCCGACCGTGCGGTGCGCGAGGAGTCGGCACGCTTCAACGCCACTTTGCAGATCGCCTACTTCATCCTCGGAGTACGAGCCGCTGGGCTGGCCGCCGGTCCGATCGTGGGATTCGACACCGAAGGCCTCGACAGGGAGTTCTTCGGTGAGCGCGAGCAGCGCACCGCCACGGTCCTGACCGTCGTCAACCTGGGCAAGCCCGCTGAGAACGCCTGGTCCGCCCGGCTTCCGCGGCTCGACTTCCACGAGGTTGTCACCACGGTCTGA
- a CDS encoding beta-ketoacyl-[acyl-carrier-protein] synthase family protein, with amino-acid sequence MNRRVVITGLGVMAPGGASTKEFVDLLTSGRTATRRISFFDPSPFRSQVGAECDFDPEAAGLTHRQIRRMDRATQLAAISTRECLADSGLAFEELDPGRIGVSVGTAVGATTSLEREYLALSDTGREWLVDPAYLSPHMFDYFVPSSLAAEVAWQVGAEGPATIVSSGCTSGLDSVGHAYQLVAEGSADVMVTGAADAPISPIAVSCFDAIKATTSRNDDPEHASRPFDRTRDGFVLAEGAAMLVLEEREHARRRGAHIYAEITGYATRCNAYHMTGLKPDGREMSAAITAALDESRIDPTAVGYVNAHGSGTKQNDRHETAAFKSALGPHAYETPVSSIKSMVGHSLGAIGSIEIVACALAIRHGFVPPTANLHEADPECDLDYVPLTARQQRVDTALSVGSGFGGFQSAMVLRREGEVR; translated from the coding sequence ATGAACCGCCGTGTGGTAATCACGGGATTAGGAGTTATGGCGCCCGGTGGGGCAAGCACGAAGGAATTCGTGGACCTGCTGACCTCCGGACGCACCGCCACCCGACGTATTTCCTTTTTCGACCCGTCGCCGTTCCGCTCACAGGTCGGCGCGGAATGCGACTTCGATCCCGAGGCGGCCGGGCTGACGCACCGGCAGATCCGCCGGATGGACCGGGCGACGCAACTCGCCGCCATCTCCACCCGGGAGTGCCTGGCCGACAGCGGGCTGGCGTTCGAGGAGCTCGATCCCGGCCGGATCGGCGTCAGCGTCGGCACGGCGGTCGGTGCGACCACCAGTTTGGAACGCGAGTACCTCGCGCTGTCGGACACCGGACGGGAGTGGCTGGTCGACCCCGCATACCTGTCACCGCACATGTTCGACTACTTCGTGCCGAGCTCGCTGGCGGCCGAGGTGGCGTGGCAGGTGGGCGCGGAGGGGCCGGCCACCATCGTGTCTTCGGGATGCACGTCTGGCCTCGACTCGGTCGGACACGCCTATCAGCTCGTCGCCGAGGGTTCCGCCGACGTGATGGTGACCGGCGCCGCGGACGCGCCGATCTCACCGATCGCGGTGTCCTGCTTCGACGCCATCAAGGCCACCACCTCACGCAACGACGACCCCGAACACGCATCCCGTCCGTTCGACCGGACCCGCGACGGATTCGTCCTCGCCGAGGGGGCCGCCATGCTCGTCCTGGAGGAGCGTGAGCATGCGAGGCGCCGCGGTGCCCACATCTACGCGGAGATCACCGGCTATGCCACACGCTGCAACGCGTACCACATGACCGGTCTCAAGCCCGACGGGCGGGAAATGTCAGCGGCGATCACCGCGGCACTCGACGAGTCCCGGATCGACCCCACCGCGGTGGGCTACGTCAACGCGCACGGTTCCGGGACGAAGCAGAACGACCGACACGAGACCGCGGCGTTCAAGAGCGCGCTCGGCCCCCATGCCTACGAGACACCGGTCAGCTCTATCAAATCCATGGTCGGACATTCGTTGGGCGCGATCGGCTCCATCGAGATCGTGGCCTGCGCGCTGGCCATCCGGCACGGCTTCGTGCCGCCCACCGCCAACCTGCACGAAGCCGATCCTGAGTGCGACCTGGACTACGTGCCGCTGACCGCGAGGCAGCAGCGGGTGGACACCGCGCTCAGTGTCGGCAGCGGCTTCGGTGGATTCCAGAGCGCGATGGTTCTTCGACGTGAAGGAGAGGTTCGATGA
- a CDS encoding ketosynthase chain-length factor encodes MRSPAVVTGIGVMAPNGTGGDEFWKATLEGHSGLRTIAGFDPSRYPVRLAGQIPDFEAEQHLPSRLLPQTDRVTRLALVAADMALTDAGVDSGELPEYGMGVVTSNATGGFEFTHTEINKLWTKGSRFVSVYESFAWFYAVNTGQISIRHGMRGPSAVLVAEQAGGLDAVGHARRTIRRGTALSVTGGVESSFDPWGWVSHIAGGRLSRHEDPQQAYRPFDSKASGYLPGEGGAILVLEDPEEARRRAAPHVYGEIAGYAATFDPRPGSGRPPGLRRAAELALDDARMRPDEIDVVFADAAGVPELDGVEAEAISGLFGPYAVPVTAPKTLTGRLYSGGGPLDIASALYAIRDEVVPPTFHVTDVPPDYRIDLVRDTPRNRPVRSALVLARGKGGFNSAVVVRAVRGASTS; translated from the coding sequence ATGAGGTCGCCGGCAGTCGTCACCGGGATCGGGGTGATGGCCCCGAACGGAACAGGCGGAGACGAGTTCTGGAAGGCCACGCTGGAAGGGCACAGCGGCCTGCGCACGATCGCCGGGTTCGACCCGTCACGGTATCCGGTGCGGCTCGCCGGCCAGATCCCCGACTTCGAAGCCGAACAGCATTTGCCCAGCCGGCTGTTGCCGCAGACCGACCGGGTCACCCGGCTTGCCCTGGTCGCCGCGGACATGGCGCTGACGGATGCCGGCGTCGACTCCGGCGAGTTGCCGGAGTACGGGATGGGCGTCGTCACCTCCAACGCCACCGGCGGCTTCGAGTTCACCCACACAGAGATCAACAAACTCTGGACCAAGGGCTCCCGGTTCGTCAGTGTGTACGAATCATTCGCCTGGTTCTACGCGGTCAACACGGGCCAGATCTCCATCCGGCACGGCATGCGCGGGCCGAGCGCGGTACTCGTCGCCGAACAGGCGGGCGGCCTGGACGCGGTGGGCCACGCGCGGCGCACCATACGCAGGGGGACCGCGCTGTCGGTCACCGGTGGGGTCGAGTCGTCGTTCGATCCCTGGGGCTGGGTGTCGCACATCGCCGGCGGCCGGCTGAGCAGGCACGAGGACCCGCAGCAGGCGTACCGGCCGTTCGACTCGAAGGCGAGCGGATACCTGCCCGGCGAGGGAGGCGCCATCCTGGTCCTGGAGGACCCGGAGGAGGCGCGCCGCAGAGCCGCGCCCCATGTCTACGGTGAGATCGCCGGGTACGCGGCGACCTTCGACCCCAGGCCGGGGTCGGGCAGGCCGCCGGGGCTGCGACGGGCCGCCGAACTCGCCCTCGACGACGCCCGCATGCGACCCGACGAGATCGACGTGGTCTTCGCCGACGCCGCGGGTGTCCCGGAACTGGACGGGGTCGAAGCCGAGGCGATCTCCGGCCTGTTCGGTCCGTACGCCGTCCCCGTCACCGCCCCGAAGACATTGACCGGTCGGCTGTACTCCGGCGGCGGTCCGCTGGACATCGCCTCGGCGCTCTACGCGATCCGGGACGAGGTCGTTCCGCCGACGTTCCACGTGACGGACGTCCCGCCGGACTACCGGATCGACCTGGTTCGCGACACGCCCCGCAACCGACCGGTCCGGTCCGCCCTGGTACTGGCGCGGGGGAAGGGCGGTTTCAACTCCGCAGTGGTCGTACGGGCGGTCAGGGGGGCATCGACATCCTGA
- a CDS encoding alpha-hydroxy-acid oxidizing protein, with translation MAADTVPRSTIDVLSAAAQERLPAEVFHYAAGGAGDEATVLRNVRKLDAFRLVPRVMRDVSDIDTAVEVVGGSLAAPFLVAPMGMQRLYHRDAEVATARSAAELGMGFCLSLFGSCSPEQVAGAAASQVRWRQMYITKDRRLNDELVRQAEAAGFDAIVCTVDLPVMAERHRDSDNTFQSFDNTVAEEASPALVREPYFKELLGLWRQGHSEATPQQFIDHVFPHPGCGWNDLEDLIGRSPLPVIVKGVLHPDDAVRAVGAGAAAVVVSNHGGSQHDRSIASIDALPGVVEQVDGAVPVYFDSGVRSGTHAAVALVCGADAVLVGRPVLWGLAVHGPQGVRSVLDDMVGDLRNTMAFVGAKTVRDLRKAAPMPE, from the coding sequence ATGGCGGCAGACACCGTACCCCGCAGCACAATTGATGTGCTGTCGGCCGCGGCGCAGGAGAGACTTCCCGCTGAGGTATTCCACTACGCGGCCGGGGGAGCCGGGGACGAAGCCACTGTTCTTCGCAACGTGCGGAAGTTGGATGCCTTCCGTCTCGTTCCCCGGGTGATGCGCGACGTGTCCGATATCGACACCGCGGTCGAGGTCGTGGGCGGTTCGCTGGCGGCTCCGTTTCTGGTGGCTCCCATGGGGATGCAACGCCTGTACCACAGGGATGCCGAGGTCGCGACGGCGCGTTCCGCCGCGGAACTCGGGATGGGATTCTGCCTCTCGTTGTTCGGCAGCTGTTCGCCGGAACAGGTGGCCGGCGCGGCGGCGAGTCAGGTGCGGTGGCGCCAGATGTACATCACGAAGGACCGCCGGCTGAACGACGAACTGGTTCGTCAGGCGGAGGCCGCGGGCTTCGACGCGATCGTCTGCACGGTGGACCTTCCGGTGATGGCCGAGCGGCACCGGGACTCGGACAACACCTTCCAGAGCTTCGACAACACGGTGGCGGAAGAGGCGTCGCCCGCTCTGGTCCGCGAGCCGTACTTCAAGGAACTGCTCGGCCTGTGGCGCCAAGGGCACTCGGAAGCGACGCCCCAGCAGTTCATCGACCATGTGTTTCCCCACCCCGGGTGCGGCTGGAACGATCTGGAGGACCTGATCGGCCGCTCCCCGCTGCCGGTGATCGTCAAGGGCGTTCTGCACCCTGACGACGCGGTGCGAGCCGTGGGCGCCGGTGCGGCGGCAGTCGTGGTGTCCAACCACGGCGGCTCGCAGCACGACCGGAGTATCGCCAGCATCGACGCCCTGCCGGGGGTGGTCGAGCAGGTGGACGGGGCCGTACCCGTCTACTTCGACTCCGGCGTGCGCAGCGGCACCCATGCCGCCGTCGCGCTGGTCTGCGGGGCGGATGCCGTCCTGGTGGGCCGGCCTGTGCTGTGGGGTCTGGCCGTGCACGGCCCACAGGGCGTGCGGTCCGTACTGGACGACATGGTCGGCGACCTGCGCAACACCATGGCATTCGTCGGTGCGAAAACCGTCCGCGATCTGCGGAAGGCAGCGCCCATGCCCGAATGA
- a CDS encoding acyl-CoA carboxylase subunit beta: MAELHEIRAQALAGPSEKATEAQHAKGKLTARERIELVVDPGSFREVEQLRRHRATGFGLEAKKPYTDGVITGWGTVEGRTVFVYAHDFRIFGGALGEAHATKIHKIMDMAIAAGAPLVSLNDGAGARIQEGVSALAGYGGIFQRNTKASGVIPQISVMLGPCAGGAAYSPALTDFVFMVRETSQMFITGPDVVKAVTGEEITQNGLGGADVHAETSGVCHFAYDDEETCLAEVRYLLSMLPQNNRENPPRVEPSDASDRRSDLLLDLVPADGNRPYDMTKVIEEIVDDGDYLEVHERWARNIICALARLDGQVVGIVANQPSSLAGVLDIEASEKAARFVQMCDAFNIPIVTFLDVPGFLPGVDQEHGGIIRHGAKLLYAYCNATVPRISLILRKAYGGAYIVMDSQSIGADLTYAWPTNEIAVMGAEGAANVIFRRQIAEAEDPEAMRARMVKEYKSELMHPYYAAERGLVDDVIDPAETREILIQSLAMLHTKHADLPYRKHGNPPQ; this comes from the coding sequence TTGGCCGAGTTGCACGAGATCCGTGCGCAGGCGCTCGCCGGCCCGAGCGAGAAGGCCACCGAGGCGCAGCACGCCAAGGGCAAGCTGACCGCGAGGGAGCGCATCGAGCTGGTGGTGGATCCGGGTTCGTTCCGGGAGGTCGAGCAGTTGCGCCGGCACCGGGCGACCGGGTTCGGCCTGGAGGCCAAGAAGCCGTACACGGACGGTGTCATCACCGGCTGGGGCACGGTGGAGGGCCGTACGGTCTTCGTCTACGCCCATGACTTCCGCATCTTCGGCGGCGCGCTGGGCGAGGCCCACGCCACGAAGATCCACAAGATCATGGACATGGCCATCGCGGCCGGTGCCCCGCTGGTGTCGCTGAACGACGGTGCGGGCGCCCGCATCCAGGAAGGTGTCTCGGCTCTCGCCGGCTACGGCGGCATCTTCCAGCGCAACACCAAGGCATCCGGCGTCATCCCGCAGATCAGCGTGATGCTCGGCCCGTGCGCGGGAGGCGCGGCCTACAGCCCCGCCCTCACCGACTTCGTGTTCATGGTCCGCGAGACCTCGCAGATGTTCATCACCGGCCCGGACGTCGTCAAGGCGGTCACCGGCGAGGAGATCACCCAGAACGGCCTGGGCGGCGCGGACGTGCACGCCGAGACCAGCGGTGTGTGCCACTTCGCCTACGACGACGAGGAGACCTGCCTCGCCGAGGTGCGCTACCTCCTGTCGATGCTCCCGCAGAACAACCGCGAGAACCCGCCGCGGGTGGAGCCCTCGGACGCCTCGGACCGCCGTTCGGACCTCCTCCTCGACCTCGTTCCGGCGGACGGCAACCGTCCGTACGACATGACCAAGGTGATCGAGGAAATCGTCGACGACGGCGACTACCTGGAGGTCCACGAGCGCTGGGCCCGCAACATCATCTGCGCGCTGGCCCGCCTGGACGGTCAGGTGGTCGGCATCGTGGCCAACCAGCCTTCGTCGCTGGCCGGCGTCCTGGACATCGAAGCGTCGGAAAAAGCTGCACGCTTTGTCCAGATGTGTGACGCTTTCAATATCCCCATCGTCACGTTCCTGGACGTCCCCGGGTTCCTTCCGGGTGTCGACCAGGAGCACGGCGGAATCATCCGCCACGGCGCCAAGCTGCTGTACGCCTACTGCAACGCGACCGTCCCGAGGATCTCCCTGATCCTGCGCAAGGCATACGGAGGTGCGTACATCGTCATGGACAGCCAGTCCATCGGTGCGGACCTCACCTACGCCTGGCCGACCAACGAGATCGCCGTGATGGGCGCGGAAGGCGCCGCCAACGTCATCTTCCGCAGGCAGATCGCCGAGGCGGAGGACCCCGAGGCCATGCGGGCCCGCATGGTCAAGGAGTACAAGTCCGAGCTGATGCACCCGTACTACGCGGCCGAGCGCGGCCTCGTCGACGACGTCATCGACCCGGCGGAAACCCGCGAGATCCTGATCCAGTCCCTGGCGATGCTGCACACCAAGCACGCCGACCTGCCCTACCGCAAGCACGGCAACCCCCCGCAGTGA
- a CDS encoding carbohydrate ABC transporter permease, producing the protein MSATLATKQRTPIRPARVLLHTFLVVTALAWLAPLLWALFAALRPYSETSTKGYVSWPDKLSFDNFTNAFEQSDMTHYFGNTLLIAVPAVLVTLFLSSCVAFYVSRFDFRVNLFLLLVFTAGNLLPQQVIITPLYRLYLLIDLPGITMSGKLYDSALGLVLIHVAFQSGFCAFVLSNYMRSLPHELTEAALVDGASVWRLYWQIVLPLCKPAMAALATLLSIWIYNDFFWAIVLISTGENMPITSALNNLSGQYFTDPNLVAAGALLTAIPTLIVYFALQRQFVSGLTLGANKG; encoded by the coding sequence ATGAGCGCGACCCTCGCGACCAAGCAGCGCACCCCCATCCGCCCCGCCCGGGTCCTGCTGCACACCTTCCTCGTCGTGACCGCACTGGCCTGGCTGGCTCCCCTGCTGTGGGCGCTGTTCGCCGCCCTGCGCCCCTACTCCGAGACCAGCACCAAGGGCTACGTCTCCTGGCCCGACAAGCTCAGCTTCGACAACTTCACCAACGCGTTCGAGCAGTCGGACATGACGCACTACTTCGGGAACACGCTGCTCATCGCGGTCCCGGCGGTCCTGGTGACCCTGTTCCTGTCCTCCTGCGTGGCCTTCTACGTCAGCCGCTTCGACTTCAGGGTCAACCTGTTCCTGCTCCTGGTGTTCACGGCCGGCAACCTGCTCCCGCAGCAGGTCATCATCACCCCGCTCTACCGCCTCTACCTCCTCATCGACCTGCCCGGCATCACCATGAGCGGCAAGCTCTACGACTCAGCTCTCGGCCTGGTCCTCATCCACGTCGCCTTCCAGTCCGGGTTCTGCGCCTTCGTGCTCAGCAACTACATGCGCTCCCTGCCGCACGAACTGACCGAGGCCGCCCTCGTCGACGGCGCCTCTGTGTGGCGCCTGTACTGGCAGATCGTGCTGCCCCTGTGCAAACCCGCGATGGCCGCCCTGGCCACCCTGCTGTCCATCTGGATCTACAACGACTTCTTCTGGGCCATCGTCCTGATCTCCACCGGCGAGAACATGCCGATCACCTCCGCCCTGAACAACCTCTCGGGCCAGTACTTCACCGACCCCAACCTCGTCGCCGCCGGCGCCCTGCTCACCGCGATCCCCACCCTGATCGTGTACTTCGCACTCCAACGCCAGTTCGTCAGCGGCCTCACCCTGGGCGCCAACAAGGGCTGA